The Macaca fascicularis isolate 582-1 chromosome 12, T2T-MFA8v1.1 genome has a segment encoding these proteins:
- the PTPRN gene encoding receptor-type tyrosine-protein phosphatase-like N isoform X3 → MRRPRRPGSLGGSGGLRLLLCLLLLSSRPGGCSAVSAHGCLFDRRLCSHLEVCIQDGLFGQCQVGVGQARPLLQVTSPVLQRLQGVLRQLMSQGLSWHDDLTQYVISQEMERIPRLRPPEPRPRDRSGLAPRRPGPAGELLLQDIPTGSAPASQHRLPQPPVGRGGAGASSSLSPLQAELLPPLLEHLLLPPQPPHPALSYEPALLQPYLFHQFGSRDGSRVSEGSPGMVSVGPLPKAEAPALFSRTASKGIFGDHPGHSYGDLPGPSPSQLFQDSGLLYLAQELPAPSRARVPRLPEQGGSSQAEDSPEGYEEEGLGGHGEKPASPAVQPADAALQRLAAVLAGYGVELRQLTPEQLSTLLTLLQLLPKGAGRNLGGAVNVGADIKKTMEGPVEGRDTAEPPARTPPMPAHPTASPTSSEVQQVPSPVSSEPPEAARPAATSVLLEKKSPLGQSQPTVAGQPSARPAAEEYGYIVTDQKPLSLAAGVKLLEILAEHVHMSSGSFINISVVGPALTFRIRHNEQNLSLADVTQQAGLVKSELEAQTGLQILQTGVGQREEAAAVLPRIAHSTSPLRSVLLTLVALAGVAGLLVALAVALCVRQHARQRDKERLAALGPEGAHGDTTFEYQDLCRQHMAAKSLFNRAEGPPEPSRVSSVSSQFSDAAQASPSSHSSTPSWCEEPAQANMDISTGHMILAYMEDHLRNRDRLAKEWQALCAYQAEPNTCATAQGEGNIKKNRHPDFLPYDHARIKLKVESSPSRSDYINASPIMVWESGCTVIVMLTPLVEDGVKQCDRYWPDEGASLYHVYEVNLVSEHIWCEDFLVRSFYLKNVQTLETRTLTQFHFLSWPAEGTPASTRPLLDFRRKVNKCYRGRSCPIIVHCSDGAGRTGTYILIDMVLNRMAKGVKEIDIAATLEHVRDQRPGLVRSKDQFEFALTAVAEEVNAILKALPQ, encoded by the exons GATTGTCCTGGCATGATGACCTCACCCAGTATGTGATCTCTCAGGAGATGGAGCGCATTCCCAGGCTTCGCCCCCCAGAGCCCCGTCCAAGGGACAG GTCTGGCTTGGCACCCAGGAGACCTGGTCCTGCTGGGGAGCTGCTTTTACAGGACATCCCCACTGGCTCTGCCCCTGCTTCCCAGCATCGACTTCCACAACCACCAGTGGGCAGAGGTGGAGCTGGGGCCAGCTCCTCTCTGTCCCCTCTGCAGGCTGAGCTGCTCCCCCCTCTCTTGGAACACCTGCTGCTGCCCCCACagcctccccaccctgccctgagTTACGAACCTGCCTTGCTGCAGCCCTACCTGTTCCACCAG TTTGGCTCCCGTGATGGCTCCCGTGTCTCAGAGGGCTCCCCAGGGATGGTCAGTGTCGGGCCCCTGCCCAAGGCTGAAGCCCCTGCCCTCTTCAGCAGAACTGCCTCCAAGGGCATATTTGGGGACCACCCTGGCCACTCCTATGGGGACCTTCCAGGGCCTTCACCTTCCCAGCTTTTTCAGGACTCTGGGCTCCTCTATCTGGCCCAGGAGTTACCAGCACCCAGCAGGGCCAGGGTGCCAAGGCTGCCAGAACAAGGGGGCAGCAGCCAGGCAGAGGACTCCCCAGAAGGCTATGAGGAGGAAGGACTAGGGGGTCATGGAGAGAAGCCTGCTTCCCCCGCAGTGCAACCAG CAGATGCGGCTCTGCAGAGGCTGGCTGCTGTGCTGGCGGGCTATGGGGTAGAGCTGCGTCAGCTGACCCCTGAGCAGCTCTCCACACTCCTGACCCTGCTGCAGCTATTGCCCAAGGGTGCAGGAAGAAATCTGG GAGGGGCTGTAAATGTTGGAGCTGATATCAAGAAA ACAATGGAGGGGCCAGTGGAGGGCAGAGACACAGCAGAGCCTCCAGCCCGTACACCCCCCATGCCTGCACACCCCACTGCCAGCCCCACCTCCAGTGAAGTTCAGCAGGTACCAAGCCCTGTCTCCTCTGAGCCTCCGGAAGCTGCCAGACCCGCTGCCACATCTGTCCTGCTAGAGAAGAAAAGCCCACTGGGCCAAAGCCAGCCCACAGTGGCAGGACAGCCCTCAGCCCGACCAGCAGCGGAGGAATATGGCTACATCGTCACTGACCAGAA GCCCCTGAGCCTGGCTGCAGGAGTGAAGCTGCTGGAGATCCTGGCTGAGCATGTGCACATGTCCTCGGGCAGCTTCATCAACATCAG TGTGGTGGGACCAGCCCTCACCTTCCGCATCCGGCACAATGAGCAGAACCTGTCTTTGGCTGATGTGACCCAACAAGCAG GGCTGGTGAAGTCTGAACTGGAAGCACAGACAGGGCTCCAAATCTTGCAGACAGGAGTGGGACAG AGGGAGGAGGCAGCTGCAGTCCTTCCCCGAATCGCGCACAGCACCTCTCCCCTGCGCTCAGTGCTGCTCACTCTGGTGGCCCTGGCAGGTGTGGCTGGGCTGCTGGTGGCTTTGGCTGTGGCTCTGTGTGTGCGGCAGCATGCGCGGCAGCGGGACAAGGAGCGCCTGGCAGCCCTGGGGCCTGAGGGGGCCCATGGTGACACTACCTTTGAGTACCAG GACCTGTGCCGCCAGCACATGGCCGCAAAGTCCTTGTTCAACCGAGCGGAGGGTCCGCCGGAGCCTTCGCGGGTGAGCAGTGTGTCCTCCCAGTTCAGCGACgcagcccaggccagccccagcTCCCACAGCAGCACTCCGTCCTGGTGCGAGGAGCCTGCCCAAGCCAACATGGACATCTCCACGGGACACATGATTCTG GCATAcatggaggatcacctgaggaaCCGGGACCGCCTGGCCAAGGAGTGGCAGGCCCTCTGTGCCTACCAAGCAGAGCCAAACACCTGTGCCACCGCGCAGGGGGAGGGCAACATCAAAAAGAACCGGCATCCTGACTTCCTGCCCT ATGACCATGCCCGCATAAAACTGAAAGTGGAGAGCAGCCCTTCTCGGAGCGATTACATCAACGCCAGCCCCATT ATGGTGTGGGAGAGCGGCTGCACCGTCATCGTCATGCTGACCCCGCTGGTGGAGGATGGTGTCAAGCAGTGTGACCGCTACTGGCCAGATGAGGGTGCCTCCCTCTATCATGTATATGAG GTGAACCTGGTGTCGGAGCACATCTGGTGCGAGGACTTTCTGGTGCGGAGCTTCTACCTGAAGAACGTGCAGACCCTGGAGACGCGCACGCTCACGCAGTTCCACTTCCTCAGCTGGCCGGCAGAGGGCACACCGGCCTCCACGCGGCCCCTGCTGGACTTCCGCAG GAAGGTGAACAAGTGCTACCGGGGTCGCTCCTGCCCCATCATCGTGCACTGCAG TGATGGTGCAGGGAGGACCGGCACCTACATCCTCATCGACATGGTCCTGAACCGCATGGCAAAAG GAGTGAAGGAGATTGACATCGCTGCCACCCTGGAGCATGTCCGTGACCAGCGGCCTGGCCTTGTCCGCTCTAAG GACCAGTTTGAATTTGCCCTGACAGCCGTGGCGGAGGAGGTGAATGCCATCCTCAAGGCCCTGCCCCAGTGA
- the PTPRN gene encoding receptor-type tyrosine-protein phosphatase-like N isoform X2, which produces MRRPRRPGSLGGSGGLRLLLCLLLLSSRPGGCSAVSAHGCLFDRRLCSHLEVCIQDGLFGQCQVGVGQARPLLQVTSPVLQRLQGVLRQLMSQGLSWHDDLTQYVISQEMERIPRLRPPEPRPRDRSGLAPRRPGPAGELLLQDIPTGSAPASQHRLPQPPVGRGGAGASSSLSPLQAELLPPLLEHLLLPPQPPHPALSYEPALLQPYLFHQFGSRDGSRVSEGSPGMVSVGPLPKAEAPALFSRTASKGIFGDHPGHSYGDLPGPSPSQLFQDSGLLYLAQELPAPSRARVPRLPEQGGSSQAEDSPEGYEEEGLGGHGEKPASPAVQPDAALQRLAAVLAGYGVELRQLTPEQLSTLLTLLQLLPKGAGRNLGGAVNVGADIKKTMEGPVEGRDTAEPPARTPPMPAHPTASPTSSEVQQVPSPVSSEPPEAARPAATSVLLEKKSPLGQSQPTVAGQPSARPAAEEYGYIVTDQKPLSLAAGVKLLEILAEHVHMSSGSFINISVVGPALTFRIRHNEQNLSLADVTQQAGLVKSELEAQTGLQILQTGVGQREEAAAVLPRIAHSTSPLRSVLLTLVALAGVAGLLVALAVALCVRQHARQRDKERLAALGPEGAHGDTTFEYQDLCRQHMAAKSLFNRAEGPPEPSRVSSVSSQFSDAAQASPSSHSSTPSWCEEPAQANMDISTGHMILAYMEDHLRNRDRLAKEWQALCAYQAEPNTCATAQGEGNIKKNRHPDFLPYDHARIKLKVESSPSRSDYINASPIIEHDPRMPAYIATQGPLSHTIADFWQMVWESGCTVIVMLTPLVEDGVKQCDRYWPDEGASLYHVYEVNLVSEHIWCEDFLVRSFYLKNVQTLETRTLTQFHFLSWPAEGTPASTRPLLDFRRKVNKCYRGRSCPIIVHCSDGAGRTGTYILIDMVLNRMAKGVKEIDIAATLEHVRDQRPGLVRSKDQFEFALTAVAEEVNAILKALPQ; this is translated from the exons GATTGTCCTGGCATGATGACCTCACCCAGTATGTGATCTCTCAGGAGATGGAGCGCATTCCCAGGCTTCGCCCCCCAGAGCCCCGTCCAAGGGACAG GTCTGGCTTGGCACCCAGGAGACCTGGTCCTGCTGGGGAGCTGCTTTTACAGGACATCCCCACTGGCTCTGCCCCTGCTTCCCAGCATCGACTTCCACAACCACCAGTGGGCAGAGGTGGAGCTGGGGCCAGCTCCTCTCTGTCCCCTCTGCAGGCTGAGCTGCTCCCCCCTCTCTTGGAACACCTGCTGCTGCCCCCACagcctccccaccctgccctgagTTACGAACCTGCCTTGCTGCAGCCCTACCTGTTCCACCAG TTTGGCTCCCGTGATGGCTCCCGTGTCTCAGAGGGCTCCCCAGGGATGGTCAGTGTCGGGCCCCTGCCCAAGGCTGAAGCCCCTGCCCTCTTCAGCAGAACTGCCTCCAAGGGCATATTTGGGGACCACCCTGGCCACTCCTATGGGGACCTTCCAGGGCCTTCACCTTCCCAGCTTTTTCAGGACTCTGGGCTCCTCTATCTGGCCCAGGAGTTACCAGCACCCAGCAGGGCCAGGGTGCCAAGGCTGCCAGAACAAGGGGGCAGCAGCCAGGCAGAGGACTCCCCAGAAGGCTATGAGGAGGAAGGACTAGGGGGTCATGGAGAGAAGCCTGCTTCCCCCGCAGTGCAACCAG ATGCGGCTCTGCAGAGGCTGGCTGCTGTGCTGGCGGGCTATGGGGTAGAGCTGCGTCAGCTGACCCCTGAGCAGCTCTCCACACTCCTGACCCTGCTGCAGCTATTGCCCAAGGGTGCAGGAAGAAATCTGG GAGGGGCTGTAAATGTTGGAGCTGATATCAAGAAA ACAATGGAGGGGCCAGTGGAGGGCAGAGACACAGCAGAGCCTCCAGCCCGTACACCCCCCATGCCTGCACACCCCACTGCCAGCCCCACCTCCAGTGAAGTTCAGCAGGTACCAAGCCCTGTCTCCTCTGAGCCTCCGGAAGCTGCCAGACCCGCTGCCACATCTGTCCTGCTAGAGAAGAAAAGCCCACTGGGCCAAAGCCAGCCCACAGTGGCAGGACAGCCCTCAGCCCGACCAGCAGCGGAGGAATATGGCTACATCGTCACTGACCAGAA GCCCCTGAGCCTGGCTGCAGGAGTGAAGCTGCTGGAGATCCTGGCTGAGCATGTGCACATGTCCTCGGGCAGCTTCATCAACATCAG TGTGGTGGGACCAGCCCTCACCTTCCGCATCCGGCACAATGAGCAGAACCTGTCTTTGGCTGATGTGACCCAACAAGCAG GGCTGGTGAAGTCTGAACTGGAAGCACAGACAGGGCTCCAAATCTTGCAGACAGGAGTGGGACAG AGGGAGGAGGCAGCTGCAGTCCTTCCCCGAATCGCGCACAGCACCTCTCCCCTGCGCTCAGTGCTGCTCACTCTGGTGGCCCTGGCAGGTGTGGCTGGGCTGCTGGTGGCTTTGGCTGTGGCTCTGTGTGTGCGGCAGCATGCGCGGCAGCGGGACAAGGAGCGCCTGGCAGCCCTGGGGCCTGAGGGGGCCCATGGTGACACTACCTTTGAGTACCAG GACCTGTGCCGCCAGCACATGGCCGCAAAGTCCTTGTTCAACCGAGCGGAGGGTCCGCCGGAGCCTTCGCGGGTGAGCAGTGTGTCCTCCCAGTTCAGCGACgcagcccaggccagccccagcTCCCACAGCAGCACTCCGTCCTGGTGCGAGGAGCCTGCCCAAGCCAACATGGACATCTCCACGGGACACATGATTCTG GCATAcatggaggatcacctgaggaaCCGGGACCGCCTGGCCAAGGAGTGGCAGGCCCTCTGTGCCTACCAAGCAGAGCCAAACACCTGTGCCACCGCGCAGGGGGAGGGCAACATCAAAAAGAACCGGCATCCTGACTTCCTGCCCT ATGACCATGCCCGCATAAAACTGAAAGTGGAGAGCAGCCCTTCTCGGAGCGATTACATCAACGCCAGCCCCATT ATTGAGCATGACCCTCGGATGCCAGCCTACATAGCCACGCAGGGCCCACTGTCCCATACCATCGCAGACTTCTGGCAG ATGGTGTGGGAGAGCGGCTGCACCGTCATCGTCATGCTGACCCCGCTGGTGGAGGATGGTGTCAAGCAGTGTGACCGCTACTGGCCAGATGAGGGTGCCTCCCTCTATCATGTATATGAG GTGAACCTGGTGTCGGAGCACATCTGGTGCGAGGACTTTCTGGTGCGGAGCTTCTACCTGAAGAACGTGCAGACCCTGGAGACGCGCACGCTCACGCAGTTCCACTTCCTCAGCTGGCCGGCAGAGGGCACACCGGCCTCCACGCGGCCCCTGCTGGACTTCCGCAG GAAGGTGAACAAGTGCTACCGGGGTCGCTCCTGCCCCATCATCGTGCACTGCAG TGATGGTGCAGGGAGGACCGGCACCTACATCCTCATCGACATGGTCCTGAACCGCATGGCAAAAG GAGTGAAGGAGATTGACATCGCTGCCACCCTGGAGCATGTCCGTGACCAGCGGCCTGGCCTTGTCCGCTCTAAG GACCAGTTTGAATTTGCCCTGACAGCCGTGGCGGAGGAGGTGAATGCCATCCTCAAGGCCCTGCCCCAGTGA
- the PTPRN gene encoding receptor-type tyrosine-protein phosphatase-like N isoform X4 — translation MRRPRRPGSLGGSGGLRLLLCLLLLSSRPGGCSAVSAHGCLFDRRLCSHLEVCIQDGLFGQCQVGVGQARPLLQVTSPVLQRLQGVLRQLMSQGLSWHDDLTQYVISQEMERIPRLRPPEPRPRDRSGLAPRRPGPAGELLLQDIPTGSAPASQHRLPQPPVGRGGAGASSSLSPLQAELLPPLLEHLLLPPQPPHPALSYEPALLQPYLFHQFGSRDGSRVSEGSPGMVSVGPLPKAEAPALFSRTASKGIFGDHPGHSYGDLPGPSPSQLFQDSGLLYLAQELPAPSRARVPRLPEQGGSSQAEDSPEGYEEEGLGGHGEKPASPAVQPDAALQRLAAVLAGYGVELRQLTPEQLSTLLTLLQLLPKGAGRNLGGAVNVGADIKKTMEGPVEGRDTAEPPARTPPMPAHPTASPTSSEVQQVPSPVSSEPPEAARPAATSVLLEKKSPLGQSQPTVAGQPSARPAAEEYGYIVTDQKPLSLAAGVKLLEILAEHVHMSSGSFINISVVGPALTFRIRHNEQNLSLADVTQQAGLVKSELEAQTGLQILQTGVGQREEAAAVLPRIAHSTSPLRSVLLTLVALAGVAGLLVALAVALCVRQHARQRDKERLAALGPEGAHGDTTFEYQDLCRQHMAAKSLFNRAEGPPEPSRVSSVSSQFSDAAQASPSSHSSTPSWCEEPAQANMDISTGHMILAYMEDHLRNRDRLAKEWQALCAYQAEPNTCATAQGEGNIKKNRHPDFLPYDHARIKLKVESSPSRSDYINASPIMVWESGCTVIVMLTPLVEDGVKQCDRYWPDEGASLYHVYEVNLVSEHIWCEDFLVRSFYLKNVQTLETRTLTQFHFLSWPAEGTPASTRPLLDFRRKVNKCYRGRSCPIIVHCSDGAGRTGTYILIDMVLNRMAKGVKEIDIAATLEHVRDQRPGLVRSKDQFEFALTAVAEEVNAILKALPQ, via the exons GATTGTCCTGGCATGATGACCTCACCCAGTATGTGATCTCTCAGGAGATGGAGCGCATTCCCAGGCTTCGCCCCCCAGAGCCCCGTCCAAGGGACAG GTCTGGCTTGGCACCCAGGAGACCTGGTCCTGCTGGGGAGCTGCTTTTACAGGACATCCCCACTGGCTCTGCCCCTGCTTCCCAGCATCGACTTCCACAACCACCAGTGGGCAGAGGTGGAGCTGGGGCCAGCTCCTCTCTGTCCCCTCTGCAGGCTGAGCTGCTCCCCCCTCTCTTGGAACACCTGCTGCTGCCCCCACagcctccccaccctgccctgagTTACGAACCTGCCTTGCTGCAGCCCTACCTGTTCCACCAG TTTGGCTCCCGTGATGGCTCCCGTGTCTCAGAGGGCTCCCCAGGGATGGTCAGTGTCGGGCCCCTGCCCAAGGCTGAAGCCCCTGCCCTCTTCAGCAGAACTGCCTCCAAGGGCATATTTGGGGACCACCCTGGCCACTCCTATGGGGACCTTCCAGGGCCTTCACCTTCCCAGCTTTTTCAGGACTCTGGGCTCCTCTATCTGGCCCAGGAGTTACCAGCACCCAGCAGGGCCAGGGTGCCAAGGCTGCCAGAACAAGGGGGCAGCAGCCAGGCAGAGGACTCCCCAGAAGGCTATGAGGAGGAAGGACTAGGGGGTCATGGAGAGAAGCCTGCTTCCCCCGCAGTGCAACCAG ATGCGGCTCTGCAGAGGCTGGCTGCTGTGCTGGCGGGCTATGGGGTAGAGCTGCGTCAGCTGACCCCTGAGCAGCTCTCCACACTCCTGACCCTGCTGCAGCTATTGCCCAAGGGTGCAGGAAGAAATCTGG GAGGGGCTGTAAATGTTGGAGCTGATATCAAGAAA ACAATGGAGGGGCCAGTGGAGGGCAGAGACACAGCAGAGCCTCCAGCCCGTACACCCCCCATGCCTGCACACCCCACTGCCAGCCCCACCTCCAGTGAAGTTCAGCAGGTACCAAGCCCTGTCTCCTCTGAGCCTCCGGAAGCTGCCAGACCCGCTGCCACATCTGTCCTGCTAGAGAAGAAAAGCCCACTGGGCCAAAGCCAGCCCACAGTGGCAGGACAGCCCTCAGCCCGACCAGCAGCGGAGGAATATGGCTACATCGTCACTGACCAGAA GCCCCTGAGCCTGGCTGCAGGAGTGAAGCTGCTGGAGATCCTGGCTGAGCATGTGCACATGTCCTCGGGCAGCTTCATCAACATCAG TGTGGTGGGACCAGCCCTCACCTTCCGCATCCGGCACAATGAGCAGAACCTGTCTTTGGCTGATGTGACCCAACAAGCAG GGCTGGTGAAGTCTGAACTGGAAGCACAGACAGGGCTCCAAATCTTGCAGACAGGAGTGGGACAG AGGGAGGAGGCAGCTGCAGTCCTTCCCCGAATCGCGCACAGCACCTCTCCCCTGCGCTCAGTGCTGCTCACTCTGGTGGCCCTGGCAGGTGTGGCTGGGCTGCTGGTGGCTTTGGCTGTGGCTCTGTGTGTGCGGCAGCATGCGCGGCAGCGGGACAAGGAGCGCCTGGCAGCCCTGGGGCCTGAGGGGGCCCATGGTGACACTACCTTTGAGTACCAG GACCTGTGCCGCCAGCACATGGCCGCAAAGTCCTTGTTCAACCGAGCGGAGGGTCCGCCGGAGCCTTCGCGGGTGAGCAGTGTGTCCTCCCAGTTCAGCGACgcagcccaggccagccccagcTCCCACAGCAGCACTCCGTCCTGGTGCGAGGAGCCTGCCCAAGCCAACATGGACATCTCCACGGGACACATGATTCTG GCATAcatggaggatcacctgaggaaCCGGGACCGCCTGGCCAAGGAGTGGCAGGCCCTCTGTGCCTACCAAGCAGAGCCAAACACCTGTGCCACCGCGCAGGGGGAGGGCAACATCAAAAAGAACCGGCATCCTGACTTCCTGCCCT ATGACCATGCCCGCATAAAACTGAAAGTGGAGAGCAGCCCTTCTCGGAGCGATTACATCAACGCCAGCCCCATT ATGGTGTGGGAGAGCGGCTGCACCGTCATCGTCATGCTGACCCCGCTGGTGGAGGATGGTGTCAAGCAGTGTGACCGCTACTGGCCAGATGAGGGTGCCTCCCTCTATCATGTATATGAG GTGAACCTGGTGTCGGAGCACATCTGGTGCGAGGACTTTCTGGTGCGGAGCTTCTACCTGAAGAACGTGCAGACCCTGGAGACGCGCACGCTCACGCAGTTCCACTTCCTCAGCTGGCCGGCAGAGGGCACACCGGCCTCCACGCGGCCCCTGCTGGACTTCCGCAG GAAGGTGAACAAGTGCTACCGGGGTCGCTCCTGCCCCATCATCGTGCACTGCAG TGATGGTGCAGGGAGGACCGGCACCTACATCCTCATCGACATGGTCCTGAACCGCATGGCAAAAG GAGTGAAGGAGATTGACATCGCTGCCACCCTGGAGCATGTCCGTGACCAGCGGCCTGGCCTTGTCCGCTCTAAG GACCAGTTTGAATTTGCCCTGACAGCCGTGGCGGAGGAGGTGAATGCCATCCTCAAGGCCCTGCCCCAGTGA
- the PTPRN gene encoding receptor-type tyrosine-protein phosphatase-like N isoform X1 yields MRRPRRPGSLGGSGGLRLLLCLLLLSSRPGGCSAVSAHGCLFDRRLCSHLEVCIQDGLFGQCQVGVGQARPLLQVTSPVLQRLQGVLRQLMSQGLSWHDDLTQYVISQEMERIPRLRPPEPRPRDRSGLAPRRPGPAGELLLQDIPTGSAPASQHRLPQPPVGRGGAGASSSLSPLQAELLPPLLEHLLLPPQPPHPALSYEPALLQPYLFHQFGSRDGSRVSEGSPGMVSVGPLPKAEAPALFSRTASKGIFGDHPGHSYGDLPGPSPSQLFQDSGLLYLAQELPAPSRARVPRLPEQGGSSQAEDSPEGYEEEGLGGHGEKPASPAVQPADAALQRLAAVLAGYGVELRQLTPEQLSTLLTLLQLLPKGAGRNLGGAVNVGADIKKTMEGPVEGRDTAEPPARTPPMPAHPTASPTSSEVQQVPSPVSSEPPEAARPAATSVLLEKKSPLGQSQPTVAGQPSARPAAEEYGYIVTDQKPLSLAAGVKLLEILAEHVHMSSGSFINISVVGPALTFRIRHNEQNLSLADVTQQAGLVKSELEAQTGLQILQTGVGQREEAAAVLPRIAHSTSPLRSVLLTLVALAGVAGLLVALAVALCVRQHARQRDKERLAALGPEGAHGDTTFEYQDLCRQHMAAKSLFNRAEGPPEPSRVSSVSSQFSDAAQASPSSHSSTPSWCEEPAQANMDISTGHMILAYMEDHLRNRDRLAKEWQALCAYQAEPNTCATAQGEGNIKKNRHPDFLPYDHARIKLKVESSPSRSDYINASPIIEHDPRMPAYIATQGPLSHTIADFWQMVWESGCTVIVMLTPLVEDGVKQCDRYWPDEGASLYHVYEVNLVSEHIWCEDFLVRSFYLKNVQTLETRTLTQFHFLSWPAEGTPASTRPLLDFRRKVNKCYRGRSCPIIVHCSDGAGRTGTYILIDMVLNRMAKGVKEIDIAATLEHVRDQRPGLVRSKDQFEFALTAVAEEVNAILKALPQ; encoded by the exons GATTGTCCTGGCATGATGACCTCACCCAGTATGTGATCTCTCAGGAGATGGAGCGCATTCCCAGGCTTCGCCCCCCAGAGCCCCGTCCAAGGGACAG GTCTGGCTTGGCACCCAGGAGACCTGGTCCTGCTGGGGAGCTGCTTTTACAGGACATCCCCACTGGCTCTGCCCCTGCTTCCCAGCATCGACTTCCACAACCACCAGTGGGCAGAGGTGGAGCTGGGGCCAGCTCCTCTCTGTCCCCTCTGCAGGCTGAGCTGCTCCCCCCTCTCTTGGAACACCTGCTGCTGCCCCCACagcctccccaccctgccctgagTTACGAACCTGCCTTGCTGCAGCCCTACCTGTTCCACCAG TTTGGCTCCCGTGATGGCTCCCGTGTCTCAGAGGGCTCCCCAGGGATGGTCAGTGTCGGGCCCCTGCCCAAGGCTGAAGCCCCTGCCCTCTTCAGCAGAACTGCCTCCAAGGGCATATTTGGGGACCACCCTGGCCACTCCTATGGGGACCTTCCAGGGCCTTCACCTTCCCAGCTTTTTCAGGACTCTGGGCTCCTCTATCTGGCCCAGGAGTTACCAGCACCCAGCAGGGCCAGGGTGCCAAGGCTGCCAGAACAAGGGGGCAGCAGCCAGGCAGAGGACTCCCCAGAAGGCTATGAGGAGGAAGGACTAGGGGGTCATGGAGAGAAGCCTGCTTCCCCCGCAGTGCAACCAG CAGATGCGGCTCTGCAGAGGCTGGCTGCTGTGCTGGCGGGCTATGGGGTAGAGCTGCGTCAGCTGACCCCTGAGCAGCTCTCCACACTCCTGACCCTGCTGCAGCTATTGCCCAAGGGTGCAGGAAGAAATCTGG GAGGGGCTGTAAATGTTGGAGCTGATATCAAGAAA ACAATGGAGGGGCCAGTGGAGGGCAGAGACACAGCAGAGCCTCCAGCCCGTACACCCCCCATGCCTGCACACCCCACTGCCAGCCCCACCTCCAGTGAAGTTCAGCAGGTACCAAGCCCTGTCTCCTCTGAGCCTCCGGAAGCTGCCAGACCCGCTGCCACATCTGTCCTGCTAGAGAAGAAAAGCCCACTGGGCCAAAGCCAGCCCACAGTGGCAGGACAGCCCTCAGCCCGACCAGCAGCGGAGGAATATGGCTACATCGTCACTGACCAGAA GCCCCTGAGCCTGGCTGCAGGAGTGAAGCTGCTGGAGATCCTGGCTGAGCATGTGCACATGTCCTCGGGCAGCTTCATCAACATCAG TGTGGTGGGACCAGCCCTCACCTTCCGCATCCGGCACAATGAGCAGAACCTGTCTTTGGCTGATGTGACCCAACAAGCAG GGCTGGTGAAGTCTGAACTGGAAGCACAGACAGGGCTCCAAATCTTGCAGACAGGAGTGGGACAG AGGGAGGAGGCAGCTGCAGTCCTTCCCCGAATCGCGCACAGCACCTCTCCCCTGCGCTCAGTGCTGCTCACTCTGGTGGCCCTGGCAGGTGTGGCTGGGCTGCTGGTGGCTTTGGCTGTGGCTCTGTGTGTGCGGCAGCATGCGCGGCAGCGGGACAAGGAGCGCCTGGCAGCCCTGGGGCCTGAGGGGGCCCATGGTGACACTACCTTTGAGTACCAG GACCTGTGCCGCCAGCACATGGCCGCAAAGTCCTTGTTCAACCGAGCGGAGGGTCCGCCGGAGCCTTCGCGGGTGAGCAGTGTGTCCTCCCAGTTCAGCGACgcagcccaggccagccccagcTCCCACAGCAGCACTCCGTCCTGGTGCGAGGAGCCTGCCCAAGCCAACATGGACATCTCCACGGGACACATGATTCTG GCATAcatggaggatcacctgaggaaCCGGGACCGCCTGGCCAAGGAGTGGCAGGCCCTCTGTGCCTACCAAGCAGAGCCAAACACCTGTGCCACCGCGCAGGGGGAGGGCAACATCAAAAAGAACCGGCATCCTGACTTCCTGCCCT ATGACCATGCCCGCATAAAACTGAAAGTGGAGAGCAGCCCTTCTCGGAGCGATTACATCAACGCCAGCCCCATT ATTGAGCATGACCCTCGGATGCCAGCCTACATAGCCACGCAGGGCCCACTGTCCCATACCATCGCAGACTTCTGGCAG ATGGTGTGGGAGAGCGGCTGCACCGTCATCGTCATGCTGACCCCGCTGGTGGAGGATGGTGTCAAGCAGTGTGACCGCTACTGGCCAGATGAGGGTGCCTCCCTCTATCATGTATATGAG GTGAACCTGGTGTCGGAGCACATCTGGTGCGAGGACTTTCTGGTGCGGAGCTTCTACCTGAAGAACGTGCAGACCCTGGAGACGCGCACGCTCACGCAGTTCCACTTCCTCAGCTGGCCGGCAGAGGGCACACCGGCCTCCACGCGGCCCCTGCTGGACTTCCGCAG GAAGGTGAACAAGTGCTACCGGGGTCGCTCCTGCCCCATCATCGTGCACTGCAG TGATGGTGCAGGGAGGACCGGCACCTACATCCTCATCGACATGGTCCTGAACCGCATGGCAAAAG GAGTGAAGGAGATTGACATCGCTGCCACCCTGGAGCATGTCCGTGACCAGCGGCCTGGCCTTGTCCGCTCTAAG GACCAGTTTGAATTTGCCCTGACAGCCGTGGCGGAGGAGGTGAATGCCATCCTCAAGGCCCTGCCCCAGTGA